The following nucleotide sequence is from Salmo salar chromosome ssa08, Ssal_v3.1, whole genome shotgun sequence.
TTACCCCCTCCCCACACCTATTGCAAGTAAAACATTTagtggtgtcacggttgtcgaaaggagcggaccaaagtgcagcgtgtgtttcgttccacatatgtatttactctgtgaaactatgcaatacatcaaataactgaaatagacaaaacaacaaaccgtgatgcagaggagaaacaaacactactcacaaataatcacccacaaaaaccaggaagaaaaacctacttaagtatgatctccaattagagacaatgaggaccagctgcctctaattggagatcatcccaaacaaaccaacaaagaaatacaaaaactagaacctaagaacatagatagaacacatagaataaaccccccctgtcacgccctgacctactctaccatagaaaataacattttaccatggtcaggatgtgacaagtgGCCCCACTCTTGACAGCAGATATGTTTTTTATGTTTTAGCGTTAATtttgtgcaattctacacattttgccttgggatgtagagaacattttgcagttttctAACTAActaatgcaattctactcattttgccatggggcggagaggaaAATTTGCTGTTTTACAGgtcatttcctgtaattctacacattttgccatgggacggagaataaaatgtgctgttttacaGCTCACTTCCTGtaattctgcacattttgccatggggtgtagaGAAGGAATTGCCCGTGGGCCGCCCGTTGCCCATCCCTGTACTAAATATTCCCACGTCTCCGGCTTCCTTGCAACACTTCATGACACAACACCACcagaccactttttttttttttttataaatgtttacgTTACACCCAATTTTGTTACAGCTTGGCCATAGTGGGAAACAACAACTTGCCATAGACATTTAGGGGtgttttcccagacacagattaagactagtcctggactaaaaagcaaacTTATTGAAGactctctgtgtctgggaaaccgctCCCCATATACTTACAAATTAATTTAAGGATGCTGCTACTGGGTTTTCTCAAGACTATGACCACTTCCTTCATCACAAGGCACACCAATCTTCACACAGCGTGGGGAGCACAAGACTGACCCAAAATCCTGGTACTTAGCAGCCATGTCCAGCCCTTGATCGCAATAAGCTGCACCTGGAAACACACATGAACCTGGGAAAAAGATGGGTGGTGTTCCTGCCTGACTACATTGCAGACGCCTGCCAGATCTCACAACGATTGGGTAGGTGTTGAACGTATCAGCTAAGCAGATTATATGTTATAGCAATCGGATGCCCGACTGTGCAGTCGATGAAGTGGGAccaaccattggttgatgaaaTGCAACGTCTGCAAGGAAGTGGGCCTGGAACTCGACCAAGACATTCAACATGTCACGTGTTACATGGTGTTAcaggttttgttattttttgtcatTATCGACAATATGGCAATTCAAGTCACTTTTGGTTGTTTTTGTGCTCTCTAGTTCATAGACAATCTCACATTCACTCGTATCATCTTTGTCCTTATCTTCCAATACTTTATTCTTGGATACCTCAGCAATTTTGCAAACCTCATATGGGGAAATCAACACCTCTTCTTCATTGTTCAATTGAGAGAAACCTGCCAGGGACGCACCACAACAGACAGTGATCTTAAAACATGTCTTCCAATCTGCAAACATTTTAGCCACATGCTCGTAGGTAGATGATGAAGCAAATTGGCCAAATCGCATTGTCATCTTTTTTTCCTTCGTAAGCTAACCGGGTTCCACGGAAGGTTTCTTCATACTGTTTTTCCGGGTCTTTATTAAGAATACGTAAGGCATCAGACAACAGGAAAAGCAAGGAGTGATACTTATAAACGGTCTTGTAGCGCTTCCCTATGGTAGTGGCCTCATTGAATGGCTCGAAAATCATCTCTGTTGGATTCACATATACATGAATTGCCCTTAAATGGTAATTAGACAGTTCAATGTTATGTTTATGGGTGTCATAAAATTCCATAGCTTCCCACCAAGCGCATTGACATTTTCTgtacttttttttctcctttggtAGGATACTGTTTGTCACCTCACAGAGCATATTCTCCCTGCAGCCCTCATAGGAGTCATCAATAGAGTCAGGGGCCATGTCAAGGGGTGTTGTGTTGGGATTGCGACGATTCAGTCGGGGATGAATCTTCAGAATAGGGAAGAGACAATGGTAACACTTTAATGACAGTGGTGAAATGTATTATTCATATAGCCTTTATATGCATGACATAAAGAGTCATGAAGCCTTTATATGCATGACATTGTCATAAATCCCTATTATCACACACTCTTTATAAGCTTACATAGTTTTAAGTAGTCTTATGCAGTAATGAGATAAACATTATAACACCCACTCCGCATGAACTGTTATAAGCAAGCTACATTGTCTCTGCCAAATGTCTCTGTTACACATATATGTAtgttatgaagcctttatgtgtaCACAAATTTATACATGTGTTGGGTACAATCAGGGAAGACATTAGCGTTTACAAGCCCTAGTAAATGATTCATAAATTATTTTCCACCACGATTGGTAAAGTGGCACACTCTTTggatgttataacacattcatagGAATTTAAACTTATTCATGAATACTTTTTCATGACTTACTGAAAATTATTAAGTTGCATAGTGACATTTTAGCCTTACTCAGTCCTCTTTAAAGACTACAGTCTGCAGGTGCTACAAAGTAATAATTGGTGTAATTTGAAGCTTTAATAGCGTGCTCTGTAAAATGAGTAGTATTTCGATAACAGTTTTCTTGCGTTAGTTAATGAACCATGGAGGTACCCTGCTCTACGGGTGGTAACTCATTGGATCTGATTCATTTGATTAAATGCAATTACATGTTTTAGAGTtgcaaccatagaaatacaatgtaTTTATTCTACTAAAAAGCTATTGTCAACTTAATGTCTATGGTTATTTTGTTCACTGCTCACTGTGAGCCTATTTGTGCAACTATTATTGAATTTGCATAGAAAAGTAATTTGGTTGCAAATGCAACTGTGGCCATGCAAATCCTTTTTAGGCTACTGATTCCACCAGTGGCACCTTGTATGACCATACAAGTCTATTATGCGACCGAGCACAGTAAAATAATTTGGTTGCAAAGTCACTGCCCTGCCCTACCTCTGCCCCACAAGGAACATTAACACAAGGCTTATAGTCCTGCCTGGACAGGAACATTAACACAAGGCTTATAGTTCTGCCTGGACAGGAGCATTAACACAAGGCTTATAGTTCTGCCTGGACATGACCCTTAACACAAGGCTTATAGTTCTGCCTGGACAGGAACATTAACACAAGGCTTATAGTTCTGCCTGGACAGGAGCATTAACACAAGGCTTATAGTTCTGCCTGGACAGGACCACTAACACAAGGCTTATAGTTCTGCCTGGACAGGAACATTAACACAAGGCTTATAGTTCTGCCTGGACAGGAACATTAACACAAGGCTTATAGTTCTGCCTGGACAGGACCCTTAACACAAGGCTTATAGTTCTGCCTGGACAGGACCATTAACACAAGGCTTATAGTTCTGCCTGGACAGGACCATTAACACAAGGCTTATAGTTCTGCCTGGACAGGAGCATTAACACAAGGCTTATAGTTCTGCCTGGACAGGACCATTAACACAAGGCTTATAGTTCTGCCTGGACAGGAACATTAACACAAGGCTTATAGTTCTGCCTGGACAGGAGCATTAACACAAGGCTTATAGTTCTGCCTGGACAGGACCATTAACACAAGGCTTATAGTTCTGCCTGGACAGGACCATTAACACAAGGCTTATTGTTCTGCCTGGACAGGACCATTAACACAAGGCTAGTTCTGTATCTTTACCTGATAACGTACTGCAGGATAGAGCCATTCCCATACAGCACTGTGAATTAGTAACATGCTGTTGAGTTGTTCTAAATATTCAGAAGTCTGGACATGTCTACTGTCCCTCTTACTGAACATCCCCATCCTCCCAAGTCAATACCACCCTCATCCACCCTCTGTTCTTAAATGCCAAAGACAATAAGTCATGTTGAGACAGTGGCTTCAACAAATGTAAAAAGTCTACTTAATGAATGTCCCTAGCCAGTGGGTTTGAGTAGAGTGTCTCCTTTCTCACTATTGGCTATTATATCATTCAGTGTTGTTTTAAATGTCAGAGCCTTGTCTGCTACACGTTCCTGCACCATTACACTGTTTTCTGTCTGCTTGGCCTTTATAACAATCAATCTGACAATAGCTACAGCTAACCAGTCAGTTGCTGAAAATATCCTATAACATGTAAATATACCTGGCTCTGTCCATACTGGTCTTTATTCTGTCCCTTTGAATAAACCTCAAGCACAACATTACATAATACTGTCATGTGTTCAATAGTGCCTCTAACAATTTCTGCCTTGAGATCATGTAAATTCTGCCATAAGATAATGTAAATTATACCTTGAGATCATTTGAATTATACCTTGAGGTTTTAGGCTATTGTTCCAGCACTAAAATACCTCATACAACTAGTTAAAGCCACTGTCTGCAAGGTGTCCAGTAATTTCACAAAaaatctctctctgtttgtaaatgCTACAGTTAATATAGTTACAGTAAATGCTAAAGTACATATAGTTACTGTACAtgctacagtacatgtagttacagtaaACGCTACAGTTCATATAGTTACAGTAAATGCTACAGTAAATATAGTTACAGTAAATTTAGTTATAGTAAATGCTACAGTACATATAGTTACAGTACGtgctacagtacatgtagttacagtaaATGCTACAGTTCATATAGTTACAGTAAATGCTACAGTAAATATAGTTACAGTAAATTTAACTATAGTAAatgctacagtacatacagttaCAGTAAATGCTATATATGACcaggcctgggttcaaatactatttgaaatctttcaaatactttcagtgttttctttaatctgcctggagtgccaggtgggcaggatttgcacttttgggacttttCTTTTTATTCCATTGCAACAAGcatgctcaatcaagcacagctaaggtatttgaacccaggtctgtatgCAATCTATGGTGAAGTTGTTGGTACTGTAGCAGTTGTTTCGCATTGGGTTTCTCCCAGTGTGGGCATTACAGTATGGAGCCTCCATCATATTTGTAGAAACAAAAGAAAGAAAGGTGGGGAACTTCCAGTGATGTGTTCCTATGGGAATACTGGAAAACAAATTGGAACATGAATTGCTTCATTCAAGTCACGAGAGTATCCCAAAGTTGAAGGGTTTATTGTTCCCGTCGCCACTCTCTAGAAGTAACCCTCTGAGTTTCGTCAGCAACACGTGACAACAGAGGGCTCACCGAGCGAATTGGTAGGGGCAAGGGGTGGTTTGGGATtcacaatctctctctgtctgtttgtctttctgtctctgtctgtctctcagattctctctttgtctgtcgatctctctctctctatttctatctctctCGGTCAGTAACTCTAGCCAGTGTTCCAGGCATCTGATTTGAACGGTTAATCTGATTTAAGATGTAACGTAGTTTGCGCACTGTGGAGCAAGACAGTCCTTATTTGGCCAATGGTGAAAGGTCAtgtgacacccaaaagtatttatattacattattattattattattattattattatgtcatgTTGCCTTATGTTGCATGTTTACCTATTTGTTTACATGATTCTAAACGTTTTTACATGACTTTGAATGTTTGAAAAAAGTTATTTTGTATTTTCCATTTCTACACAAAGCAGGAAAAACAGTAAAAGTTCCTTCAGTGCCAACTGGTAGTTTCCAGTATCGCTTAACTGAACAACTAATTCATTAATTGAGTCATTCATTCGTTAATCGTGTGTCATGGCCTAAGTCACTCAAAAGTGGAGAAGGCTTCAGTGGAAGTTTAACAAAGACATGAGAATGTAATAATGCTGAATGTTTTTCTTTATTAATGTTGGCAGAAGCTGCAAGCATCTCCTATGGAGTCCGTTACACAGGGTAGTGCAAGTCTAGTGACTGTAACATCTTAGTGTCTGTGTCCTGATGACAGAATGTAACAATAACAGTGGACCACTAACTCATTAAAATATAACTAACAGACattgaaaatatatttgtatcacaaaatatatttgtattttttttttttttaagaaagcgGAAATAGACTTGTTTGATTAAAACATCTTGACGGAAAATGAAAATGAATGTATGTCTCAAAAAGatattgtaacggtcgtcgtatatagtggaccaaggcgcagcgggttgagtgctcattataatgtttattagaacacttacaaaacaaaacatgaaaACGAACGACCGCACAGtattacaggctaaacacagcagttcaaaaacaacttcccacaaaggacaggtgaaaacagggctacctaagtatgactcccaatcagcaacaacgatgtacagctgttcctgattgagagccataccaggccaacacaaagaaatacacaacatagacagagcatagaaatacaaaacatagaacataaccaaaaaccccggaatactctaaacaaacacccctctacataaacacatatcccaacaaaccccgaaccacataaaacaaacacccccctgccacatcctgaccaaactacaataacaaataacccctttactggtcaggacgtgacagatatggACCACGAAATTGACTCAATAGTTTGCTGTATTCACAAAATATAAGTTTACCCTGGATGTACAATTTAGAGTTGAATTAACTTGTATACTAATATGAGGTTATGTTAACAAAATGTCCCGTGTTGACATAACTTACAATTTTAaggcagtgggttataacactttACAGTGTTGGTATTGATAGAAGCTGTAGACAGAGGCACCATCTAGATGACAGATTTCAGTAAATGCAAGATGTCATATTAAGAACTTAAATCTCAATGCAAATAGGTACGGATATTGCTCATATGTTTCTCCACATATGGCAAAGTAGTAGAATCATTATCTGATTCCTACTCGGCTTGATCTGTATTTACACTAAAGCACAGTTCAGATCACTTAAATATGTTGCACTTTTCAGTTTGAAAACAACTTTGCACCACAGGTCTTTGACTGTTTCTCTCTTTTTCACTTCCTCAATTTTTAATTTCTCATAAGGGGGATCAAAACCTCTGCCTCAAGTGGCCCCACGATCGTATATTTTTCCACAGAGGCACCATAGCATGTTTCAATTTCAAAACAATTTTCAGTTCCAAATTCTGCAGCAAGAGTCTGAGAAGTAGAGGTTGAGAGGAATTTGCCAAATCTAATTTCTTGATTTAACTGACCCTTGTAAACACATTTGGTTCCACGGTATACGGTTTTCAAACATTCATTGGGATTCTTTTTTTCTTTCAGAATACGTATGGCATCAGACAGCAGAAAAAGCCATGCATAGAACTCAAATGTTTTTGCTTTATATTTATCTTTTCCCACACGAACTGCATCATTGAGGGTTTTGTACAAAACACCAGAGTACAACTTGATTGCAAGAATATGTTCAACTGTAAATTCCCCATCAGACTCTTTGTTGTCAAGAGCATCATAATGGTCTGTCCAACGAGTTCCGAAGTCGTTCGTATTGGCTGTAATCTCTTCTTTCAGGTACACTTTCACCTGGTCAACATAGCTGGAACACAGCCCTTGTATGCATCGTCGACAGATGAAAGTGCCATGTCCAGAACTGTGTCATGCCTCACCTTGGAGAGGAGAAAAAGGATTTAGCTATTTCACCTTTTTAGGATTTAAAATTCATTTTAAACATTCAGTTAGGGTAtgtgacacatgcacacacacaaacataccattccattcaccaTGCTGAAGGTCAATGAGAAAACAGCCAACACTGCAAACTTCACCATCTTCACTGCAATCTAGAGTATACTCAAAGATGATCCTAGTTATTATCAGGTTACAGCTCTCTGGTGCTTGTGGCTGTGATGTTACCAAGTTGCCTTCACTTTGGTGCGCCTCCCTACATCCGGACAGTAATTTATCCTGTATCTGCAATTTGCATAGCTAAAATGCCACTTCAGTACAGGTCTCATTCATACAATACAAACTCGCGTGCCAGTCTCCCATTGGCAGTTTTGAATCTATGTTGGTCTTATTCCTCTACCCTTTTTTGGAAATTGAGCATTGCCCAAGGAAGATGAAAACGGACATTTACATGTCACTTGACATCATGTTTACTCCATAACTCTGTACTGAGTAGGACCAGTTTGATACTGTATTTTAGCTGAGCTTCTACTGTTGTCAGTACTCAATGTTTGTTTTAGCTCGTTGCCTCTAAATGAATAAAACAGCATAACATATCTTTTAAATCTAGCTTTTGAATGCTGACACAAATTAATCTGATGTTTTAACTTACATTGCTTCTAGACGCCCGCCTATGCCCAATTACAAAAAGTAATGTATGAACCGCTAATTGTAACTCTAATGTCCCTAGGCGTTGTTTAACTGGGCTatcttctctctatctcactcgtGACCATGATCCCCTTCACACCACTTGAACAATTTCAGGCTTATTCACTGTTTGTTCAGAGCTTAATCAGGTGcagtccaggaccagggttgtggACCAATGACCTGCCGGCCAATTTGCATTTACAACTAACGGGCCACTTCAGTTTAAGTCTCGTTCATACCCACAAACTCTTGTGCCTGTCTAGTTACTAGTTtgttttagaataatgtaatacGTTGGGCTcattcctctctccttttctggaCATCAGAGGCTGACTTCTCCTTCTGCCTGGACAGGTGTATTGACACAAGGCGTATGGCTCATCTTGATAACGTACTATAGGATAGAGTCATTACCATATTGCTCTTCACATGAGCCATTGCTGTTGAGTGGTTGTAAGTCTACCCTGGCCAACGCTTCTAGGCTCCCCCTTACATCCTCCCAATACAATACCACAAACAGCAGGCCTTGGGTCTATTTAAGACACTCCTGATGTAATGGAATGTCATTCCTTGAGCACTACAGATACTGTCATGTCCCTAGTGCTATTTACATCTTTAAATCTCATATGTATTTACTCTATTGTAACTGGTATACACATTTAAAGAAGACTGTGGCTTTAAGGcctttgatgatgagttgatgaaATGTTGAATTGAGTGTTTTTATTGCTGGGCTTGAATAATTGCCTGCatctgtagctctccaggactaGAGGTGGTTACCACTGATGTAGAGAAGAGAGGTAGCTGAAAATAGTCGGTCTGTTTTATGCATGAAATGCTGCTCCCCTCTGGTAGTTGTGGAGAATGCACAATGTAATCACTTGTTGCCGGTGGTCTTTGAATCCCATTGAACTGCTTTAATTGTGCTCAGTCATGCTTTATTGATGCTTCAGGGCAAGTGCTCAAAATATATGATAGAAACATAATTAAATATAAATTACACCACATTAGTGAATACATGTTTCTATATTGACACAGTTACAGTAAATGCTACAATACATATAGTTACAGTAAATGCTACAGTACATATAgtcacagtaaatactacagtaaatatagTTACATTAAATGCTACAGTAATTACAGTTACAGTAAAGTATACAGTAAATAGAGTTACAATAAATGCTACAGTACAAAttgtagtatttgaacccaggtgtgtaGATACTGTAACCTATGATGAAGTTGCTGGGAGCAGGATTTCTATATTAGATTTAACCCTGTGTGGGCATTACATTATGGAGCTAAGGACCTGGCAGAAGAAGAACAatgtgaatatacagtatataacacagGTCTACAGTGATGGGGGAATCCACAGGGAACAACCATGCATAAGCAACCCAGCCTGTTTCGTTTCACTCTCTGAATGAGAGAGAGCTTCATTGACTAACATACAGTTCGACTGCTGTATTTTCCTAAACAGCTTTACAATTCAGATTGTACTGGAACCCTACACTCTCCAGTTTGAAGAGAGATTTACAGTTAAGAACATTCTGGCCTTTTTCCTTTTTGGTAATTTTGAACATCTCAAAAGGTGGTATCAACACCTCCTTCTCCTGTTCTCCCAACACTGGGTAGGACTTGAGATAAGCTCCTGCACATGTCTTTATCTCAAAGCAGGACTTCTCTCCAAATGATTGACTAATTCCCTTGTCAAGAGAGCTCGAGGCAAAGAAGCCGAATCTGATTAGTTGGTTAACTTTACCGCCAAACTCCATGTTGGTTCTCCGGTATGTGGTGTGACAGCCCTGTTGGTTTTCTTTCAGGAGGCGGAGAGCATCAGTCAGCAGGAAATGCAGGGAGTGGAACTGGAAGGAGGTTGTGTACTCTGTTCTATTGGTCCGGACTGCTTGGTTGAACACTGGGTATATCTTAGTTTGACCTCCTGAGTAAGCACAGATAGCCTTGATATGATCATGTGTAAGTTTGTCTTTAGAATTGTACTTGGATTTGTCCTTTTGGAATCGTTGCTTCACATTTTTTGCACATCCTTCTGCCTTCATCCAGGCTTGTTTGAAGAACCCTACATTTCTAATTTCATGTTCCAGATATTCCTTCTGCACCTTGTTGTGCATTTGTTCAGTGCAGCCATTATACATGTCGTCAACACAGTAAGGGACCATGTCTAAGGGTTTGAGGGAATTGAGACCAGGCTGACGGAGATGAACCTTCAGAGAATAAGGAGGGGAAAAACAGCCCAAAAACAAGAGGAATGGTTTATGAAAACGTTTAACTGTAGCGATCTTGTTCACAGATGAACTATAGCACGACCATATGCTGGTAATACCCTTTCATAACAAGGTTCTCATCTCAAAATCCTATAGTTCTACAGAACAAACAAACAGAACAATCAACTATCCAGTTGATGCTGGATAGTGAGCAATGCTGAAAAGGCCTATGTGCTAAAACACTTCCAGAAGTaatcttctatttctatgttccagATTGAGAGATCATCTTACCATCTTGGAGTCCACACCCAGAGACCAAGCATGGAGGACACACAGCACAGCAAAGGTTAGGATGTTGTCTCTCCCCATGACTTTAACAGCACCTGTACTAAAACAACATGTATGGAGACCATACCAATCATCATAATAATACCAAACATGATACAACATAGCTTTGATATtattcacttttaataaatagaAAAATGGGATTAATTGCAATAGCACCATATAGGAGCTGATAAACAAACATACTGGAAATCATTATATTCATTATACAAATAGCTTATAATGATCTGGTAGTTGAACTTACCAGACTGGAGCACGACAGAGGTAGTTTTGTATTGTTCAGCTTCAGGACTTGTGTTTTGCAGACTCTCTGATAAGATCTACTTATACCAGGTGAGAGAAATTACTTTGCAAGCAGACATAACCACAAACCCTATTCCCACACTGAAGCACCAAGATAATACGTGAACAAAGTCATGCAGACCCTGTGTGGTCAGTCAGTTGTCATCAGTCTCTCAGGTTGTGTGACTGGTTATGACCTCACTGGATGAGTTCCAGGATTTTTCAGTAGCatgtaggagttggcaagacagcataaACATATCTGGAACTCATCCATTGATGTCATTACCAGCCACACAACCTGAGAGACTGTGACCATGACAACTGACTGACCACATGGTGCAGGGGTTGACTAGCTGTTTTCCTCTAACAGGTATCTTTTCTCAGAACCCACATTAAAGTTTGAGGACCTCTTGAAGGTGCGAAACCGTCACTATCAGCCTGAGTTTGGTGCAAACCACAACCACAATGCAAACAACCTGACAAAGATAAATGTCATTCAGACTCCCAGATGTAACTATGCAGGTGTCAACATTACTGTATAAGATACTTATTATATTTTCCATCTCTTAGAGATATGTTTTATTGTAGTGTCAAAACAACAGTTAGTGTCAAAGCAACCTGTGGATAGACAGTAGATGTTATGACAGTTAACCTGTGGATAGACAGTAGACGTTATGAAAGTTAGCTGTGGATAGACAGTAGATGTTTTGACAGTTACCTGTGGATAGACAGTAGATGTTTTGACAGTTACCTGTGGATAGACAATAGATGTTATGACAGTTACCTGTGGATAGACAGTAGATGTTATGACAGTTAACCTGTGGATAGACAATATGATGCCTATTTGTTGCTGCGTGCAACTCAACTGCAATACAGTCGGCCTGGAACGAGACATCTCTCTCCTCGTTGTGGTTGATAGATTGAGCACTactgagctctgacctcacagatacaggaaactactaaccctgctgctgctctccctcccatctcactctgacctcacagatacaggaaactactaaccctgctgctgctctccctcccatctcactctgacctcacagatacaggaaactattaaccctgctactgttctccctcccatctcactctgacctcacagatacaggaaactactaaccctgctactgttctccctcccatctcactctgacctcacagatacaggaaactactaaccctgctgCTGCTCTCCttcccatctcactctgacctcacagacacaggaaactactaaccctgctgctgctctccctcccatctcactctgacaGAATCAGTTTTCCAGTCTACTTGTTAATGTTTGGCCTCAAGTCTATTTCAAAGCCATGACTAAGTGTTACTTCTCTGTAAAACTATGTCTGTAACTATGACTCATTTTAAAGTCAACAATAGGTTTTTCTATATGTCCTACCTGCATGTACAGTGTTGACAGTGTTGATCAGATGAGCCACTTTAGCTTCCTATTTGAGGTGCAAGTTGCTAGGGGGTGCTGCTGCTGCTTACCATTTTAAACCAATCAGAGAACAACTTGAGAACTAGTGGAGTTGCTTTAAGTGCGATGTAATATATATTCTGTAGGTTTATACCAGATTTACACATAGTGGA
It contains:
- the LOC123744290 gene encoding erythroblast NAD(P)(+)--arginine ADP-ribosyltransferase-like; translated protein: MVPYCVDDMYNGCTEQMHNKVQKEYLEHEIRNVGFFKQAWMKAEGCAKNVKQRFQKDKSKYNSKDKLTHDHIKAICAYSGGQTKIYPVFNQAVRTNRTEYTTSFQFHSLHFLLTDALRLLKENQQGCHTTYRRTNMEFGGKVNQLIRFGFFASSSLDKGISQSFGEKSCFEIKTCAGAYLKSYPVLGEQEKEVLIPPFEMFKITKKEKGQNVLNCKSLFKLESVGFQYNLNCKAV